The Curtobacterium herbarum genome contains the following window.
GGTGTTCGTCGGCAGCGGGCTCGAGGGCACCGCCGACGACCTGGTGCACGGCCGGTTCGGGACGGTCCGTGCGGAGTGGATGGCAGAAAACTACTTCCACGCGGCAGCCGACGACGACTGGGCGGACCGCACCGAGGACCTCATGCGGCTCCGGGACGCCGGACGCCTGGTGGACCGACCCGCTGCCCGGCGGAGTCGGGGCGGCGTGCTGCGACGGGCGTGGGAGCGGCGGAACGCACTCGGCGACCACGACCGGTCGGTGCTCGGCCGGGTGGCGGCGCTCATCGGGACGCCGATCCGGGCGCTCAAGCGGTCCGTGCGGCGGGCCCGTCGGGCGCTGCGTCCACCGATGATGCCAGTGTCGATGACGCCAGTGCCAACCTCGCCCCCGCCGGTCACGCCGGTCACGCCGGTCACGCCGGTCACGCCGGTGTCAGTCGAGCGCCTTCGCGACCGCGACGAGGAACTGGTCACGGGTCGGGACGCCCGCTGAGCGGAAGACCTCGGACCCGTCGTCGCGTCGGACCAGGACGGTCGGCGTCGACCGGATGCCGAGCTCCTCGACGCGCTCGGGGTCGTTCGCGATGTCCCGTTCGGTGACGACGAGGCCCGGCACGAGACGCGCGGCGTCGCCGACGACCCGACGGGCAGCGGCACACGGCGCGCAGAACGCGGACGTCCAGAGATCGACCTGCATGGTGTGGTGCAACGCGGGGTGCGGGCGGGACACTCCCGATCAGACGACAGTGCCGCCCGGCAGGAGCTGCCCGGCAGTGGCCGCCCGGCCGCACGACAGTGCCCCCGGCCGTCGAGGACGACCGGGGGCACTGTCGGTGGCTGCTACTCGCGGTCGAACTCGCCCGAGCGGTCGCCGCGGTCCTGCAGGTCGTCGACCGGGTCGGACTCGTCGGGCGCGAAGGTGTAGTCGACCGAGATCTGGTCGAGGACCTGGCGGGAGCCGGTGGCCTTGTAGGTGAAGGCGGTCTGCAGGCCCTCGACGTCCGCGAACACCGTCACCTCGTCGTCCAGCGCGTCGCTCGTGGCGGTGCGGGTGTCCGTGGTCCCGTCGAAGGGGCCCTCGTGAAAGATGGCGGTGAACTCGTCGCCCTCGTGGATGGTGATGTCGGTCATGCGTCCCTTCTACCAGGGCAGGGGGCACCGCCGTCCAGCGCAGCGTGACCACGTGGCGGACGCGAGGGTCGTGGCGGCGGGGTGCCGGGCCTCCTTGCCGGATCCATAGCCGCGCTATATAGTTCCACGGTGGAACAAGCGCGGGAACAGACCATCGAGACGCTCCTCGTCTCCGTGAACCGGCTCATCCGGTCCGCGCTCCAGGCCACGGGCCACACGACGTCCACCGCCGTCTGGCGGACCCTCGGCATCCTCGAGGCCGACGAGTCCCTGCGGCTCGGCGAACTCGCCCGGGCCTCCCGGGTGTCCCAGCCGACGATGACCCGCCTGGTCGGCGGCATGACCGCCGACGGACTCGTCGCCCGGACCGTCGACCCCGACGACTCGCGCGGCCAACGCATCGAGATCACCGACCTCGGACGCCAGCGACTCGTCGCGTGGCGAGCCGCCCTCACCAGCACCGTCGGTCCCCTGTTCCAGGACCTGACCGACGACGACTGGGACATCCTGCACGACGCATCGGCCCTCATCGCAGCGAGGACCAGAACGGAGACCACCGCGTGAACGCGCACGCACCAGCCGGGCAGTCCGGCTCGCAGGGCCGGTCCGGCTCGATCCTGAAGCAGTCGTCGGCGGTGTGGGCGATCGCCTTCGCCTGCGTCGTCGCCTTCATGGGCATCGGCCTCGTCGACCCGATCCTCCCCGCGATCGCCGAATCCCTCCGGGCGACGCCCGCGCAGACCGAGCTGCTCTTCACCAGCTACCTCGCCGTCACCGGTGTCGCAATGTTCTTCACCAGTTGGGTGTCCAGCCGGATCGGCGCGAAGAAGACCCTGATGATCGGGCTCGCCCTCATCGTGCTGTTCTCGGTCCTCGCCGCCGTGTCGAACGACGTCTGGACGATCATCGGCTTCCGCGCCGGCTGGGGTCTCGGCAACGCGCTCTTCATCTCGACCGCGCTCGCCACCATCGTCGGTGCGGCGTCGGGTGGGACCGCGTCGGCGATCATCCTCTACGAGGCGGCGCTCGGCCTGGGCATCGCGGTCGGACCCCTCGTCGGCGGCCTGCTCGGATCCGTCAGCTGGCGAGGACCGTTCTTCGGCGTCACCACGCTGATGGCCGTCGCGTTCATCGCCATCGTGGTGCTCCTGAAGACCGGGACGCTCGAGAAGCCCACACCGACCAAGCTCTCCGCACCGTTCCGTGCCCTGGGCCGACCGGCACTCGCTGCCCTCGCAGCGACCGCGCTCTTCTACAACATCGGCTTCTTCGTCCTGCTCGCCTACACGCCCTTCCCGCTCGGGTTCGGCGCACTCGGTATCGGCTTCACGTTCTTCGGCTGGGGCGTCGGCCTCGCGATCACCTCGGTGTGGGTCGCGCCGATGCTCACCGCACGGATGCGTCGGACCAGCGTCCTCAAGCTCGCGCTGCCACTGCTCGCGCTCGACCTGTTCGCCGCAGCCGTCGTCGTGCGGTCGCAGGCCGGGCTCATCGTCTGCGTCGTCATCGGTGGGCTCGTGCTCGGGGTCCTGAACACCGTGCTCACCGAGTGCGTCATGGAGGCGACCGACCTCCCCCGCTCCGTCGCGTCCAGCGCCTACTCCGCGGTCCGCTTCATCGGTGGCGCGATCGCCCCGCCCGTCGCGACGCTCCTCGCCGACGCGTACTCGCCGAGTGCCGCCTACGTCTTCGCGGGCGTGTCCGTGGCCGTCGCGTTCCTGGTCGTCGTGCTCACCACGAAGGTGCTCCGGCGCGTCGACGACGGGGAGGAGCCCGAGCGCGTCGAGGCCGAGGCGATCTCCGCCGGCGAGATGGCGTAGCTCCTCGGGGTGGTGGTGGTCGGGTCCGCGGTGCGGGCCCGGCCACCGGTGTGTGGTGGCGGGGTTCGGCGGGCGGGGTTCGGCGGGCGGGGCCAGCGGCGGGCCGGCCGGGTTGGGGTTGGCGAGGGGCGCGCGAGCGGGCGGAATGCCAGGGTGCGCCGCGCTCGCCAGCCGGGATTCCGCCCACTCGCGTCCGCTGGTCGCGCGAGCGGGACGTGACCCGCCCGACGGACCGGCCACGGGCCTCCCGGGGGGGCGCTCCGCGCCGCCCGCCGGCGAGCGGGCGGAATACCAGGGTGCTGCGCACGCGGCCTCCGGGATTCTGCCCGCTCGCCCTCGCGGAGCGGACGGGAGGCACGTGACCTGCCCGACGGACCGATCGCGGGCCTCCCCGGCGTGCGCTCCGCGCTGCTCGCGGGCGAGCGAGCGGAATGCCAGGGTGCTGCGCACGCGGCCTCCGGGATTCCGCCCGCTCGCGTCCGTGCGGCAGACGGGAGGCACGTGACCCGCCCAGCGGACCAGTTGCGGGCCTCCCGGGGGCGCTCCGCGCTGCCCGCGGGCGAGCGGGCGGAATGCCAGGGTGCTGCGCACGCGGCCTCCGGAATTCCACCCGCTCGCGTCCGTGCGGCAGACGGGAGGCACGTGACCTGTCCGGCGGACCGGTCACGGGCCTCCCGTCCGGGCTCCGCAGCAGCGAGCGGGCGGAAGACCGACGGCGAACGCGAGCGGACGCCGGTGTTCCGCCCGCTCGCGCCCGGGGCAGCGGCGTCCCCCGTGCCGTCCGAGGTGCGATCCACAGGAGCCGCGGGGCGTCGGTGCGCGGAAGTAGGATCGCTGTATGTCTGCCGCGAATGACCGCCTCGTCTGGATCGACTGTGAGATGACGGGGCTCGACGTCGATGTCGATGAGCTCGTCGAGGTGGCGGTGGTCATCACGGACTTCGACCTCAACCCCGTGCACCCGGGGTTCGACATCGTTATCAAGCCGGACCAGTCGGCGCTCGACAACATGAACGACTTCGTCACGAAGATGCACACCACGTCGGGCCTCATCGAGGAGATCCCGAACGGTGTGTCCCTGGCGGACGCCGAGTACCAGGTCCTCGAGTACATCCTCGCCCACGTCCCCGCCGAGGGCACGGCTCCTTTGGCCGGCAACACCATCGGCACGGACCGCGCGTTCCTGGCGAAGTACATGCCGCGCATCGACAGCCACCTGCACTACCGCAGCGTCGACGTCTCGAGCATCAAGGAACTGTGCCGACGCTGGTTCCCGCGCGTGTACTTCAACTCCCCCGAGAAGCACGGCGGACACCGCGCCCTCGCCGACATCCTCGAGTCGATCCGCGAGCTCGAGTACTACCGCCGCGCGGGGTTCACGCCCGAGCCCGGGCCCGCCAGCGAGGACGTCAAGGCCGTCGCAGCCGAGGTCGTCGCGAAGTGGGAGTCCCGCCTGGCGCCGCAGTCCACCCCGGAGCCGGTGTCGGCCTCGACACCCGAGGTCGCACCGCAGGGCGCCGCGCAGGTCGCCGACTAGGGATCGTGGTCTGGGCAGGCCTCCGGATGTACTACAATCGAGTGGTTGCTCCGGCTCGCCGGACTGACGCATGGTGGGTATAGCTCAGCTGGTAGAGCGCCTGGTTGTGGTCCAGGAGGTCGCGGGTTCAAGCCCCGTTACTCACCCCAGTCTCCGAAAGCCCTCGTCCGATGGACGGGGGCTTTCGTCATGAGGCGATGTCCGATCGCGTGCCGTCCGGCCCGACCGCTCTCGAGCGCCGTCCGGCCCGGGCGCTCTCGTGTGCACCGCGTGGCACGGCAGACCCGGGGCGACCATCCACCGGCCAGGACACGTCCGGCCAGCTGTGCCACGATCCTCCCGTGATGGAGATGTCGACCGCGGACTTCGAGCAGCTCGTGACCGATGAACTCGACCTCCTGCCCGACGACATGGTCGACGGGCTCGACAACGTCGTCTTCGTGGTCGAGGACGAGCCCGAAGACGGCTCCGACCTGTTCGGCATCTACGACGGCGTCGCCCAGACCGAGCGCGGCCAGTACGGCTTCGGCGAGCTGCCGGACCGGATCGTCGTCTTCCGGAAGCAGCACCTGCTCGAGTGCGACACGCTGGACGAGCTCAAGGACGAGGTGCACACCACCCTGGTGCACGAGATCGGCCACTTCTACGGCATCGACGACGACCGGCTGCACGAGCTCGGCTGGGCGTAGCACGCGGGCGAGGCCGGGCCGGGCCGGGCTAGGAGCGCAGGACCTCGTCGGCGAGGGTCTGTGGCATCTCGGACGCGATGAACGCCTCCTCCTGCCGTGCCCACCGATCCCACTGCCGCGCGAACACCTCACCATCGCGGTCGAGCGCACGGCGGCGACGCTCGCCCTCTTCCGCGGTCAACCACACGCGGAAGCTCGCGAGCGGGGCCGACGCGCGGGACAACGCGCCGCATCCCTCGATGACGAGCGGCGCGGCGGCGTCCAGCGGCACCCAGTCGGCGGGCTCGGATCGCCCCCAGTCCCACCGTCGGTAGCCGGAGGGCACCCCGAGCACGTCCCGCACGACGGCGTCGGCGGCTGCCTGGAGGCCGTCCCACCCCGGGTAGACATCGTCCAGGTGGACGATGGTCGCGTCGAGTTCCCCCGCGAGCGCGGTGCCGAGCGTCGTCTTGCCGGTCCCGGAGCGTCCGTCCACGAGGACGACGAGACGGCCGTTCCGACCGCTTCGGTACGCCGACCGGGCGCGGGAGGCGAGCGCGCGGGTCGCGAGCGCAGGGGTCGAGGTGATCCGTGCCTCCAGTCCGTTCCCCGCCGGGCCAGGCGCAGCCGGCGCGTCCGTCTCAGACACGCCAGGTCCCCGCGAGGACGGCGGCGACCACCGCGACCGCGCCGATGCCGAGCAGGACGCCGACCATCGCCCACTCGGGTCCGGCGAACCGCACCGGACGCGCCCACGTGCGTCGGCCGGGCGCGCCTAACCCGCGGGACTCCATCGCGACCGCGAGCGTCGTCGCCCGACGCAGCGCGACGACGAGCAGCCCGAACGCCATCGACAGGCCGCGACGGAGGCGCCCGCTGTCCGCCACACCCCGGGCGCGCCGCGCCATCGCGAGCTGGCGCCAGTCATCGCCGAGCAGGGTCATCATGCGGATGGCCGCGAGGGCACCGAGGACGAAGCGCGCCGGCAGCCGGAGGATCTGCGCGAGCCCGTCCGCCAGGTCCGTCACGTCGGTCCGGATGAACAGGACGATGCCGGGGATGCCGACGGCGAGGACGCGCAGCATCGTCGCGAGCGCGAGCTGCAGGGACCCGTCGGTGACGTGCGCGAAGGCGAAGTCGAACCAGACACGCCCGGAGGGTTGTCCGTAGAGGGCGATGCTCATGCCGGCCAGCGGGACGGCGACCAGGACCGGGGACGTCCGGAGGAGCAGGGTTCGGACCGGGATCCGGAGCACCGGCAGCAGCGCCAGTTCGAGCAACAAGGCCGCCGTTGCGGACACCAGGTCGAGGCTGAGCACCAGGACGACGCCCAGGGCGATCACCCCGAGCAACGACGCCACCGGCTGCACGGCAGCGACGCCACGCCCGGGACGGACGGGAGGCTCGACACCGGTCCGACCGTTCGCTGCGGTCGCCGGGGCGGTCACCGGGCCTCCTCCGCGGACGCGATGACCGGCGCTGCCGGGGTCAGGCCGTCCGCGCGGAGGACGACCTCGTCGGCGTCGAGCGCTCGGACGAGGTCGCGGTCGTGCGTGACCACGACGACGGCTGTCCCGGCGTCGGCGAGTGCTCCGAGATGCTCGACGACGGCGCTCCACGTGGCTCGGTCCTGACCGGACGTCGGCTCATCGAGGACGAGGACCGGCGGGCGTGTCGCGATGACTGCGGCCAGCGCGAGTCGCCGTTGCTCGCCGCCCGAGAGGGTGAACGGGTTCGCCTCCGCGAGGTGGTCGAGCCGGAAGGTGTCGAGCAGCCCGGTGACCCGCTCCTCGATCTCGGCAGCGGGCATCCCGAGCGCGGCGGGGCCGGCGACGAGCTCCTCGCGGACGGAGCGCGCGATGAACTGGTGCTCCGGGTCCTGGAAGACGGTGCCGATGCGGGCGGCGAGCTCGCGGCTCGTCCAGGTGTGCGGGGCTGTGCCGCTCGGACCGTTCGTGCCGACGAGGTCCGGGGTGGCGTCGAGGGTGCCGCCAGCGGGACGGAGGAGTCCGGCGAGGGTGAGGCCGAGCGTGCTCTTGCCCACGCCGTTCGGCCCCGTGACGGCGAGCACCTGTCCACTCCGGACCTCGAGGTCGATGTCGCGACCGATGTGGTGCGCCCGGTCGAGGGCGCGCCGTCGGGAACTCCGGCCGGAGCCCCGGGTCCCGCCCCGGCTCGCGCTCCGGCTGGTCGCCAGCTCGCACGCCCGGAGCAGCGGCGTCCCACCGGGGGTGGGTCGAGCCTCCAGCCCGGCCGCCCCCGGCGCGAACGGGCGGAACACCGGGGTCGCGCGCTCGGAGTGCCCTGGCATCTCGCCCGCTCGCGCAGGGCGCACCCCCGCCGGGTCGGTCCCGACGCCGAGCGGGCGGAATCCCCCGCCGCCGGCCGTACCCGTCCCTGGCATTTCGCCCGCTCGCGGAGCGCGCACCCCCGCCGGGTCGGCCCCGACGCCGAGCGGGCGGAATCCCCCGCCGCCGGCCGTACCCGTCCCTGGCATTTCGCCCGCTCGCGCAGCGCGCACCCCCTCGGGGTCGGCCCCGACGCCGAGCGGGCGGAATCCCTCGCCGCCGGCCGTACCCGTCCCTGGCATTTCGCCCGCTCGCGCAGCGCGGCGGAGAGCAGGGCCGCGAGCGCCACTCCGCGCGGAACCCTGTGCGGGCTCGGACCCCGGGATCCACACTCCGCCTCGTTCGAGCGCTTCGCCGTGCGCAGCGAGCACCGCGTCGGGCGGCCCGTCGGCGACGACCCCACCGCCGGGCTCGAGCAACACCAACCGGTCGACGAGGTCGAGCCACGTCCCGATGCGGTGCTCGACCACGAGGAACGTCGCGCCGGTGTCGTCGAGGAGTGCTCGGACGGCCTCGTGTACCTGGACGACACCGGTCGGGTCGAGGTTCGCGCACGGTTCGTCGAGCACGAGGGCACCCGGACGCATCGCCAGCACTCCGGCGAGCGCCAGCCGTTGCCGCTGCCCGCCGGAGAGCTTCGTGGTGGAGCGGTCGAGCGGCAGGTCGAGCCCGACGACGTCGAGTGCGTGCTGGACGCGGGGCCAGATCTCGACGCGCAGGACACCGAGGTTCTCGCATCCGAACGCCACGTCGTCGCCGATCCGGGACATCACGGTGTGCGCCTCGGGGTCCTGCATGACCAGGCCGACGCGGCCCCGGACGGTTCGTGGTTCGGCACCGTCGACGAGGACGGTTCCCTCAGCCGAGGCCGCGGTGTCGTCACTGTCGGCCGGGTCGTCGGCCAACACACCGGCCGCTGCGCGCAGGAGTGTCGACTTCCCGGCACCGGACGGACCGACGACGGCGACACGCTCGCCCGGCTGGAGGTCGAGTTCGACGTTCCGGACGGCCCAGGCCTGCCGTTCCGGGTACCGCCAGCCCCACCGTCGGAAGGCGATGTGCGCCGGACCGGAGGGCACGCCGGTCGTCACGCGACGGAGGCTCGTGGTCGGCGCCCGTGCTCCCGTCCGGCCGCGAAGGACGACAGCACGCCGGTCCGTGCGAGGGCGCGGACGAGCAACCAGGATCCGATGCCCGAGATCACGACGCCGGACACGATCGCGCAGATGACGTACGTCGCCTGGAACGCTGCCGTCGCGCCCGCGTAGTAGCGGAACGCGTCGTTCAGTCCGAGTGCGAGGCCGGTCGCAGCTCCGGCGAGCATGACCACCGGCAGCTTCCAGACCCGGTAGAGGAACAGTGCGAGGACGATCTCGGCGCCGATGCCCTGGACCAGACCGGAGAGCAGGGTGCCCCACCCCCACTGCGTGCCGAGCATCGCCTCGACGGACGCGGCGACGATCTCGCCGAAGAGTGCTGCGCCGGGCTTGCGGACGACGATGGCGACGAGCGGTCCGGCGAGCAACCAGACGCCGCCGACCAACGCCTGGGATCCGGGCAGGAGCAGTCCGAGGCCCGCTCCGATCGGCTCGTAGGCCACGTCCCAGAGCTTGAAGACGACCCCGACGGCGACCGCGAGGACCGCGGCGACGACGATGTCGATGACCCGCCAGCGCAGTGAGCGCTTCGAGACGGGACGTTCGATGGACGATCCGGTGGGTGCACCAGTGGACATCGCGATGACTCCTCCCTGCGCCGGCATGATCCGGATCAGGTTCGACGGTCGGAGCGCGGTTCGCTCCCTCTCAGCCCGCTCTGGCGGACTCCCGTGTGTGTCCCAGCAGTGTACCCACCGGACAGGAGGTCCGTGGTCTCGTGACCACGGGCCTCCTGTCCGTCAGGTGGTCACTTCTTGAGCGCGCGGATGAGCTTGACGAGCACCTTGCCGGCGACCCAGATGACCGGGATGCTGACGGTGAGGAGTGAGATGACGTTCGGCTCGAAGGTGAGGTCCTGCCCGGGGCGGCGGACGTAGGCGCCGACCGGCAGCGCGACGGCACCACCGCCACCACCGCCGGCGCCGTCCTCATCGGCGTCGGACCCGCCGCCGAAGCCGTACCAGTTGACGGAGACGGGGATCAGCGTGCTGTCCCCGACCTCCACCGGGTCGCCGTAGTTCGAGGCGACTCCGACGGGCCGCACCTTGTCTGCGATCTGCGTGACGATGTTGGTCATGGCGGCGACGCTACTCCGCGGGCTCTGCCTGCCGGACCGGCCATGACGAACTGTGGAGGAACACCGTCCTCGACCGTCGTGTGCAGGAGTGGTCCGGCTCCTCCGACGAGGGCCTGTGGAGAGCCGCAACGGTCCACAGTTCGGGCCTGCGGGTCGGACATCACAGCGGGTCGCCGATACGTTGGCCCAGTTCATCTCTCCTGGAGGCACGTTTGCACACCTGGCCCGGCAACCCCTACCCGCTCGGCGCGACCTACGACGGCAGCGGCACGAACTTCGCCGTGTTCAGCGAGGTCGCCGAAGGGGTCGAGCTCTGCCTGTTCGATGCCGACGGGACCGAAGAGCGAGTCCGCCTCGTCGAGGTCGACGCGCACGTCTGGCACGCTTACCTGCCCACCGTCGGCCCGGGGCAGGAGTACGGCTTCCGCGTCCACGCCCCGTACGACCCGGCGAACGGCGTCCGGTCGAACCCGGCGAAGCTCCTGCTCGACCCGTACGCGAAGGCGACGAGCGGCGACATCGACTGGGACCAGTCCCTGTTCTCGTACACGTTCGGCGACCCCGACTCGACGAACGACGAGGACTCCGCGTCCCACATGGTGAAGGGCGTGGTGATCAACCCGTTCTTCGACTGGCAGGGCGACCGCGCGCCCCGCATCCCCTACGGCGAGACCATCATCTACGAGGCACACGTCAAGGGCCTCACCGAGACGCACCCCGACGTGCCGGAGGACCAGCGCGGCACCTACGCCGGTGTCTCACACCCGGCGGTCATCGAGCACCTCAAGCGCCTCGGCGTGACGACGCTCGAGCTCATGCCCGTGCACCAGTTCGTGAACGACTCGACGCTGCAGGACAAGGGGCTGTCGAACTACTGGGGCTACAACACCATCGGGTTCTTCGCGCCGCACTCGCACTACTCGTCGTCGGGCGACGGCGGGCAGCAGGTGCAGGAGTTCAAGACCATGGTGCGCGAGCTGCACCGGGCCGGCATCGAGGTCGTCATCGACGTCGTCTACAACCACACCGCCGAGGGCAACCACCTCGGCCCGACACTGTCCTTCCGCGGCCTCGACAACGCCGCCTACTACCGCCTGATGGACGACGACAAGCGGTACTACATGGACGTCACGGGGACCGGCAACTCCCTGAATGTCGGACACCCGCACTCGCTGCAGCTGATCATGGACTCCCTCCGCTACTGGGTGACCGAGATGCACGTGGACGGCTTCCGGTTCGACCTGGCAGCAGCCCTCGCGCGCGAGTTCTACGAGGTCGACCGGCTCTCCGCGTTCTTCGAACTGGTCCAGCAGGACCCGATCGTGTCGCAGGTGAAGCTCATCGCCGAACCGTGGGACGTCGGCCCCGGCGGCTACCAGGTCGGCAACTTCCCGCCGCAGTGGTCGGAGTGGAACGGCAAGTACCGCGACACGGTCCGTGACTTCTGGCGTGGCGAGCCCTCCACGTTGGGTGAGTTCGCGTCGCGTATCTCGGGGTCCGCGGACCTGTACGAGCACGACGGCCGCACGCCCAAGGCGAGCATCAACTTCATCACCGCGCACGACGGTTTCACGCTGTACGACCTGGTCGCCTACAACGAGAAGCACAACGACGCCAACGGCGAGGACAACAACGACGGCGAGAGCCACAACCGATCGTGGAACTCGGGTGCTGAAGGCCCCACCGACGACCCCGAGGTGAACGCGCTCCGCCTGCAGCGCCGCCGGAACTTCATCGCCACCCTGCTGCTGAGCCAGGGCGTGCCGATGATCGCCCACGGTGACGAACTCGGCCGCACCCAGCAGGGCAACAACAACGTCTACGCGCAGGACTCCGAACTGAGCTGGATCGACTGGGCGACCGCCGACGACGACCTCATCC
Protein-coding sequences here:
- a CDS encoding ATP-binding protein — its product is MSETDAPAAPGPAGNGLEARITSTPALATRALASRARSAYRSGRNGRLVVLVDGRSGTGKTTLGTALAGELDATIVHLDDVYPGWDGLQAAADAVVRDVLGVPSGYRRWDWGRSEPADWVPLDAAAPLVIEGCGALSRASAPLASFRVWLTAEEGERRRRALDRDGEVFARQWDRWARQEEAFIASEMPQTLADEVLRS
- a CDS encoding ECF transporter S component — encoded protein: MSTGAPTGSSIERPVSKRSLRWRVIDIVVAAVLAVAVGVVFKLWDVAYEPIGAGLGLLLPGSQALVGGVWLLAGPLVAIVVRKPGAALFGEIVAASVEAMLGTQWGWGTLLSGLVQGIGAEIVLALFLYRVWKLPVVMLAGAATGLALGLNDAFRYYAGATAAFQATYVICAIVSGVVISGIGSWLLVRALARTGVLSSFAAGREHGRRPRASVA
- the glgX gene encoding glycogen debranching protein GlgX, with amino-acid sequence MHTWPGNPYPLGATYDGSGTNFAVFSEVAEGVELCLFDADGTEERVRLVEVDAHVWHAYLPTVGPGQEYGFRVHAPYDPANGVRSNPAKLLLDPYAKATSGDIDWDQSLFSYTFGDPDSTNDEDSASHMVKGVVINPFFDWQGDRAPRIPYGETIIYEAHVKGLTETHPDVPEDQRGTYAGVSHPAVIEHLKRLGVTTLELMPVHQFVNDSTLQDKGLSNYWGYNTIGFFAPHSHYSSSGDGGQQVQEFKTMVRELHRAGIEVVIDVVYNHTAEGNHLGPTLSFRGLDNAAYYRLMDDDKRYYMDVTGTGNSLNVGHPHSLQLIMDSLRYWVTEMHVDGFRFDLAAALAREFYEVDRLSAFFELVQQDPIVSQVKLIAEPWDVGPGGYQVGNFPPQWSEWNGKYRDTVRDFWRGEPSTLGEFASRISGSADLYEHDGRTPKASINFITAHDGFTLYDLVAYNEKHNDANGEDNNDGESHNRSWNSGAEGPTDDPEVNALRLQRRRNFIATLLLSQGVPMIAHGDELGRTQQGNNNVYAQDSELSWIDWATADDDLIQFTADVVKLRHDHPTFRRTRYFNGRPVRRGEGEPLPDVVWLTPAGDAMQPEEWDSGFGKSVGMYLNGEGIRGRDARGERVTDVAFLTYFNAHDGVVTFTLPPEEYSPGWTVRIDTAEPGARDEVLEAGDALDVPARSMIVLRAEPEHEIQRTPVDTTTNTTADPSADAAVPADPDHPAATPANPAASATPSAAGTPGASGVTSVTSTTSGSTTSTPDGAGAPATTDTTSETPASDTPGSAA
- a CDS encoding MarR family winged helix-turn-helix transcriptional regulator, translating into MEQAREQTIETLLVSVNRLIRSALQATGHTTSTAVWRTLGILEADESLRLGELARASRVSQPTMTRLVGGMTADGLVARTVDPDDSRGQRIEITDLGRQRLVAWRAALTSTVGPLFQDLTDDDWDILHDASALIAARTRTETTA
- a CDS encoding ABC transporter ATP-binding protein — its product is MTTGVPSGPAHIAFRRWGWRYPERQAWAVRNVELDLQPGERVAVVGPSGAGKSTLLRAAAGVLADDPADSDDTAASAEGTVLVDGAEPRTVRGRVGLVMQDPEAHTVMSRIGDDVAFGCENLGVLRVEIWPRVQHALDVVGLDLPLDRSTTKLSGGQRQRLALAGVLAMRPGALVLDEPCANLDPTGVVQVHEAVRALLDDTGATFLVVEHRIGTWLDLVDRLVLLEPGGGVVADGPPDAVLAAHGEALERGGVWIPGSEPAQGSARSGARGPALRRAARAGEMPGTGTAGGEGFRPLGVGADPEGVRAARAGEMPGTGTAGGGGFRPLGVGADPAGVRAPRAGEMPGTGTAGGGGFRPLGVGTDPAGVRPARAGEMPGHSERATPVFRPFAPGAAGLEARPTPGGTPLLRACELATSRSASRGGTRGSGRSSRRRALDRAHHIGRDIDLEVRSGQVLAVTGPNGVGKSTLGLTLAGLLRPAGGTLDATPDLVGTNGPSGTAPHTWTSRELAARIGTVFQDPEHQFIARSVREELVAGPAALGMPAAEIEERVTGLLDTFRLDHLAEANPFTLSGGEQRRLALAAVIATRPPVLVLDEPTSGQDRATWSAVVEHLGALADAGTAVVVVTHDRDLVRALDADEVVLRADGLTPAAPVIASAEEAR
- a CDS encoding MFS transporter codes for the protein MNAHAPAGQSGSQGRSGSILKQSSAVWAIAFACVVAFMGIGLVDPILPAIAESLRATPAQTELLFTSYLAVTGVAMFFTSWVSSRIGAKKTLMIGLALIVLFSVLAAVSNDVWTIIGFRAGWGLGNALFISTALATIVGAASGGTASAIILYEAALGLGIAVGPLVGGLLGSVSWRGPFFGVTTLMAVAFIAIVVLLKTGTLEKPTPTKLSAPFRALGRPALAALAATALFYNIGFFVLLAYTPFPLGFGALGIGFTFFGWGVGLAITSVWVAPMLTARMRRTSVLKLALPLLALDLFAAAVVVRSQAGLIVCVVIGGLVLGVLNTVLTECVMEATDLPRSVASSAYSAVRFIGGAIAPPVATLLADAYSPSAAYVFAGVSVAVAFLVVVLTTKVLRRVDDGEEPERVEAEAISAGEMA
- a CDS encoding metallopeptidase family protein; translated protein: MEMSTADFEQLVTDELDLLPDDMVDGLDNVVFVVEDEPEDGSDLFGIYDGVAQTERGQYGFGELPDRIVVFRKQHLLECDTLDELKDEVHTTLVHEIGHFYGIDDDRLHELGWA
- a CDS encoding energy-coupling factor transporter transmembrane component T family protein is translated as MTAPATAANGRTGVEPPVRPGRGVAAVQPVASLLGVIALGVVLVLSLDLVSATAALLLELALLPVLRIPVRTLLLRTSPVLVAVPLAGMSIALYGQPSGRVWFDFAFAHVTDGSLQLALATMLRVLAVGIPGIVLFIRTDVTDLADGLAQILRLPARFVLGALAAIRMMTLLGDDWRQLAMARRARGVADSGRLRRGLSMAFGLLVVALRRATTLAVAMESRGLGAPGRRTWARPVRFAGPEWAMVGVLLGIGAVAVVAAVLAGTWRV
- a CDS encoding thioredoxin family protein — encoded protein: MQVDLWTSAFCAPCAAARRVVGDAARLVPGLVVTERDIANDPERVEELGIRSTPTVLVRRDDGSEVFRSAGVPTRDQFLVAVAKALD
- the orn gene encoding oligoribonuclease; its protein translation is MSAANDRLVWIDCEMTGLDVDVDELVEVAVVITDFDLNPVHPGFDIVIKPDQSALDNMNDFVTKMHTTSGLIEEIPNGVSLADAEYQVLEYILAHVPAEGTAPLAGNTIGTDRAFLAKYMPRIDSHLHYRSVDVSSIKELCRRWFPRVYFNSPEKHGGHRALADILESIRELEYYRRAGFTPEPGPASEDVKAVAAEVVAKWESRLAPQSTPEPVSASTPEVAPQGAAQVAD